One segment of Channa argus isolate prfri chromosome 17, Channa argus male v1.0, whole genome shotgun sequence DNA contains the following:
- the angel2 gene encoding protein angel homolog 2: MFLSRLSSLSSYTSSFLSRSRPALCWAGFSSNSASSCITPFIPASDPWWSVQGFPPWPPRLPHSHPATHQVFTGRILRSKNINPGNASGGWRSFYTTAGLLMERPDRDRGPPQKRRKSAEEKRTVEQRDGHRGGVTAGGTGGKAKDGSSKRDHHLQDPSADRRPRQSPFFGDRSQDRGKNGARKDGSREKMNSKDVERTKSGNKNRERKDGGSQDETPHQGRREHYQRGHKDSQTAKSRTQTPKSKQEKDSVSMHKPKANPWFKERGGERQGESHRNTTPAEERFRDRRSDRGHWTGIVYQPRNTNPPLNPWGEMEAKWQPPPPGTSPPVRQQDEAARVKPLQRHWEMSSACGTYPPPPGCSTAFDFSVMSYNILSQELLQDNTYLYEHCNPSVLSWDYRLPCLLAEIQQHNADILCLQEVQEDHYENQIKPALQALGYQCEYKKRTGSKPDGCAIIFKSSRLCLLSSNPVEFFRSGDAVLDRDNVGLVVLLQPNNAAGQSDPSAFICVANTHLLYNPRRGDVKLAQLAILLAEISRLSRLPDGSTNPVVLCGDFNSTPWSPLYNFLTTGCLEYGGLQLGMVSGQEYPPRHQRLLTSPIWSQSLGISHKCQYENKIPVDLSPSSPAAVEGAIANLTVEDLANKAAAAVLNRARLEHSLKLQSSYLHCLMPDGRPEITTCHSRTAMTVDYILFTPELVTPLSLPGARGLQLLGRLSLVGQSELEEVNGLPNRHHSSDHLPLLALFRFQH; the protein is encoded by the exons ATGTTCCTTAGCCGGCTGAGCTCCTTGAGCTCCTacacctcctccttcctttcccGCAGCCGTCCTGCTCTCTGCTGGGCCGGCTTCAGCAGCAACAGTGCTTCCTCCTGCATCACTCCGTTCATCCCAGCTTCTGATCCATGGTGGTCAGTGCAGGGATTTCCCCCCTGGCCTCCTCGACTCCCTCATTCCCACCCAGCAACCCATCAGGTTTTCACTGGGAGGATATTACGCTCTAAGAACATTAATCCTGGTAATGCCAGTGGTGGCTGGCGTTCATTCTACACCACTGCTGGCCTATTGATGGAGCGCCCAGACCGGGACAGAGGGCCGccacagaaaaggagaaagagtgCAGAGGAGAAGCGGACTGTTGAACAAAGGGATGGACACAGAGGAGGAGTAACAGCAGGGGGGACAGGAGGCAAGGCCAAGGACGGAAGTTCTAAAAGGGACCACCATCTTCAAGATCCCAGTGCAGACAGGCGTCCTCGACAAAGTCCCTTCTTCGGGGATAGAAGTCAAGACAGAGGGAAGAATGGAGCCAGAAAAGATGGCAGTCGGGAAAAAATGAACAGTAAAGATGTAGAAAGGACTAAAAGTGGGAATAAAAACAGAGAGCGAAAGGACGGCGGCAGTCAGGATGAAACCCCCCATCAAGGGAGGAGGGAACATTATCAAAGAGGACATAAAGATTCACAAACTGCAAAGTCCAGGACTCAAACCCCAAAGTCCAAACAGGAGAAGGATTCAGTTTCCATGCATAAACCCAAAGCTAACCCCTGGTTCAAagagagggggggagagagGCAGGGGGAGTCTCACAGGAATACAACACCAGCAGAGGAACGGTTCAGGGACAGAAGAAGTGATAGAGGACACTGGACGGGGATTGTGTACCAGCCTCGCAACACCAATCCCCCGTTGAACCCGTGGGGGGAAATGGAGGCCAAGTGGCAGCCCCCCCCACCTGGGACCTCCCCACCTGTTAGGCAACAGGACGAGGCTGCACGAGTGAAAC CTCTTCAGAGACACTGGGAAATGTCTTCTGCCTGCGGCACCTACCCCCCACCACCCGGGTGCAGCACAGCCTTTGACTTCTCTGTGATGTCCTACAACATCCTCTCTCAGGAGCTGCTGCAGGACAACACCTACCTGTATGAACACTGTAACCCCAGTGTCCTGTCCTGGGACTACAGACTGCCCTGCCTGCTGGCTGAGATCCAGCAGCACAACGCTGAT ATTCTGTGTCTTCAAGAAGTCCAGGAGGATCACTATGAAAACCAGATTAAACCAGCTCTACAGGCACtag gttACCAGTGTGAGTATAAGAAGCGAACGGGAAGTAAACCAGATGGTTGTGCAATCATCTTCAAATCATCCCGCCTCTGCCTTCTCTCCTCCAATCCTGTTGAGTTTTTCCGGTCTGGGGACGCCGTCCTCGACCGGGACAACGTGGGACTGGTTGTGCTGCTGCAACCTAACAACGCTGCGGGCCAGTCGGATCCCTCGGCCTTTATCTGCGTCGCCAACACCCACCTCCTTTACAATCCCCGCCGCGGCGATGTCAAACTGGCCCAGCTCGCCATACTGTTGGCAGAGATCAGCCGGTTGTCCCGCCTCCCGGATGGGTCGACCAATCCGGTCGTGTTGTGTGGGGATTTTAACTCCACACCCTGGAGTCCGCTGTACAACTTCCTGACCACAGGCTGCCTTGAGTATGGAGGACTGCAGCTCGGCATG gtgtcTGGTCAGGAATACCCCCCCAGACATCAGCGTCTCCTTACGTCTCCAATCTGGTCTCAGAGTTTGGGAATCAGTCATAAGTGTCAGTATGAGAACAAAATCCCAGTGGATTTGTCTCCCAGCAGCCCTGCAG cTGTAGAAGGAGCCATCGCTAATCTGACTGTGGAAGATCTCGCtaacaaagctgctgctgctgttttaaacaG agCGAGGCTGGAGCACAGTCTGAAGCTGCAGTCATCCTACCTGCACTGCCTGATGCCTGATGGGAGACCTGAGATCACCACCTGTCACTCTCGCACTGCCATGACGGTGGATTACATCCTGTTCACTCCTG AACTGGTCACCCCTCTTTCACTTCCTGGTGCCCGGGGCCTCCAGCTGTTGGGCAGGCTGTCGTTGGTCGGCCAGTCGGAGCTGGAGGAGGTTAACGGCCTGCCCAATCGGCACCACTCGTCCGACCACCTCCCTCTGCTCGCTCTCTTCCGCTTCCAGCACTGA